A genomic stretch from Chloroflexota bacterium includes:
- a CDS encoding ABC transporter permease translates to MARRFEVLWHLFVASGKMFIRDRTAVFFSFFLPLVIMLIFGVLNFGEAAELDVGVADEAQNSSSQTLQVALEQTSGLVIHTGSLTDELAALAEGDRAAVVRIRAGWELVPPGSSGFEPLSAYTSQAQAGEGHTAVLLVHAVVAQALVSVDGGSQEPLVVVEEVAGRNLGYIDFLVPGILGLTVMQLGVFSVAFGFVQLKQTGTLRRLFATPTSPTYFLAAQVSSRLVIALVQVLILLGVGLLFGVQLVGSVAVVLALAVLGSVVFLGMGFGVAGWAKNENQAAPVANLISLPMMFLSGSFFPREAMPEFLQEVTRFLPLTYLNNALRAVINDGAGLDVIGTDVIGLAIWGVITFVIATRLFRWE, encoded by the coding sequence ATGGCCCGACGGTTCGAGGTGCTCTGGCACCTGTTCGTGGCCTCGGGGAAGATGTTCATCCGCGACCGCACGGCCGTCTTCTTCAGCTTCTTCCTGCCCCTGGTGATCATGCTCATCTTCGGGGTCCTCAACTTCGGTGAAGCGGCCGAGCTGGATGTGGGGGTCGCGGATGAAGCCCAGAACTCGTCCAGCCAGACGCTGCAGGTCGCGCTCGAGCAGACCTCCGGCCTGGTGATCCACACCGGCAGCCTGACCGATGAATTGGCCGCGCTCGCGGAGGGCGACCGGGCGGCAGTCGTGCGGATCCGCGCCGGGTGGGAGTTGGTGCCCCCCGGGTCCTCGGGCTTTGAACCGCTGTCGGCCTACACCAGCCAGGCCCAGGCCGGCGAGGGGCACACCGCCGTGCTACTGGTGCACGCGGTCGTGGCCCAGGCCCTCGTCTCCGTCGATGGGGGCTCGCAGGAGCCACTGGTCGTGGTCGAGGAGGTTGCCGGGCGCAACCTGGGCTACATCGATTTCCTGGTGCCCGGGATCCTGGGCTTGACCGTCATGCAACTGGGCGTGTTCAGCGTGGCGTTCGGATTCGTCCAGCTCAAGCAGACCGGGACGCTTCGGCGGCTGTTCGCGACGCCGACTTCACCGACCTATTTCCTGGCGGCCCAGGTCAGCTCGCGGTTGGTCATCGCCCTGGTCCAGGTCCTGATCCTGCTCGGGGTGGGGCTCTTGTTCGGGGTTCAGCTGGTGGGCAGCGTCGCCGTGGTGCTGGCGCTCGCGGTGCTCGGCTCGGTCGTATTCCTGGGGATGGGCTTCGGAGTGGCGGGCTGGGCGAAGAACGAGAACCAGGCCGCACCGGTGGCCAACCTGATCAGCCTGCCCATGATGTTCTTGTCGGGCTCGTTCTTTCCCCGCGAAGCGATGCCCGAATTCCTGCAGGAGGTGACCCGGTTTCTGCCGCTCACCTACCTGAACAATGCGCTGCGGGCGGTCATCAACGACGGTGCCGGGTTGGACGTCATCGGGACCGATGTCATCGGCCTGGCCATCTGGGGGGTCATCACCTTCGTGATCGCCACGCGCCTGTTCCGCTGGGAGTGA
- a CDS encoding GNAT family N-acetyltransferase, which yields MVRDDIRVRRVAAGDATELERFYTELSADSRQLRFHGASCGISHKQAEKFAAADHRRRDGFVAVAGGRIVGHLVLEPMGSGIEELAVAVDDRVQHHGVGTLLMAAAVASARLRGVRRIVAWVKPENGAMQHLLTSSRHPLRVCWEGSVARYELDVPRDLSGRVAA from the coding sequence ATGGTTCGCGACGATATCCGCGTGCGTCGGGTCGCTGCTGGCGACGCGACCGAGCTGGAGCGCTTCTACACCGAACTCTCGGCTGACAGCCGCCAGCTGCGATTCCACGGCGCGTCATGCGGGATCAGCCACAAGCAGGCCGAAAAGTTCGCCGCAGCTGACCACCGGCGGCGCGACGGCTTCGTTGCCGTGGCCGGTGGACGGATCGTCGGTCACCTCGTCCTCGAGCCGATGGGCAGCGGAATTGAGGAGCTGGCGGTGGCGGTTGATGACCGCGTCCAGCATCATGGAGTGGGGACGCTGCTGATGGCGGCAGCCGTCGCCTCGGCGCGCCTTCGCGGTGTTCGGCGCATTGTCGCCTGGGTCAAGCCCGAGAACGGTGCGATGCAGCATCTGCTGACGTCCAGCCGCCACCCGCTCCGCGTCTGCTGGGAGGGATCTGTCGCGCGGTATGAGCTCGACGTGCCACGGGACTTGTCTGGCCGGGTGGCCGCATAG
- a CDS encoding BON domain-containing protein, translating into MNDRQLQQSVIDELAWEPSVNASQIGVAVLNGVVTLSGHVQTFWEKRSAEMAAQRVRGVKAIVEEIEVQLRGDDRWGNKAIANRALQRLAFDAVVPKDRITLKVEDGWVTLKGEVDWYFQKTAAEHDVHNLTGVRGLTNQISIKPQVKSFEVRKKITKALKRTAALDAAAISIQTDEGG; encoded by the coding sequence GTGAACGACCGACAACTTCAGCAGTCAGTGATCGATGAGCTGGCCTGGGAGCCATCGGTCAACGCCAGCCAAATCGGCGTTGCGGTATTGAACGGCGTGGTGACCCTCAGCGGTCACGTGCAGACCTTTTGGGAGAAGCGGAGCGCTGAAATGGCAGCCCAACGCGTCAGGGGTGTGAAGGCCATCGTCGAGGAGATCGAGGTCCAGCTGCGCGGCGATGACCGCTGGGGGAATAAGGCGATCGCCAACCGGGCGCTTCAGCGTCTGGCGTTCGATGCGGTGGTGCCCAAGGATCGGATCACCCTCAAGGTCGAGGACGGCTGGGTCACCCTCAAGGGCGAGGTCGACTGGTACTTCCAGAAGACGGCCGCGGAACACGACGTCCACAACCTCACCGGCGTCAGAGGGCTGACCAACCAGATCTCGATCAAGCCCCAGGTTAAGTCATTCGAGGTGCGCAAGAAGATCACAAAGGCATTGAAACGCACGGCTGCCCTCGACGCGGCGGCGATCTCGATTCAGACCGACGAGGGAGGGTGA
- a CDS encoding DoxX family membrane protein, producing the protein MQVVDRKHQLGVAILRVGVGIIFLWAGLEKVIGAGGEWSAAGFLGFGTGGSLGWPFVTGEIAEGTVFNPTQSLWAGMADNETAMTVINLLVPWGQIGIGVSLILGLLTRFGAAMGTLMMLFFFVAAWDFEFGIVNQHLTYALVTFVLGYIGSGNFFGLDRSVGQRVGPELRRWFLSGDLYRPISPPATTPSPATA; encoded by the coding sequence ATGCAAGTCGTCGATCGCAAGCATCAGCTCGGGGTGGCGATACTCCGGGTCGGCGTCGGGATCATCTTCCTGTGGGCCGGGCTCGAGAAGGTCATCGGCGCTGGTGGAGAGTGGTCCGCCGCGGGGTTCCTGGGCTTCGGCACGGGTGGCAGCCTGGGCTGGCCGTTCGTGACCGGCGAGATCGCCGAGGGCACCGTCTTCAACCCGACGCAATCGTTGTGGGCCGGTATGGCCGACAACGAGACGGCGATGACCGTCATCAACCTCTTGGTGCCGTGGGGCCAGATCGGGATCGGCGTGAGCCTGATCCTGGGCTTGCTGACCCGGTTCGGGGCGGCCATGGGCACGTTGATGATGCTGTTCTTCTTCGTGGCGGCCTGGGACTTCGAGTTCGGGATCGTGAACCAGCACTTGACCTACGCGCTGGTCACCTTCGTCCTCGGCTACATCGGATCGGGCAACTTCTTCGGTCTGGACCGGAGCGTCGGCCAGCGGGTGGGACCCGAACTGCGCCGGTGGTTCCTTTCCGGCGACCTGTATCGGCCGATCAGCCCTCCGGCGACGACCCCGTCACCCGCCACCGCCTGA
- a CDS encoding DUF4260 domain-containing protein, translating to MNVTWILRIESAAVGVLGIVAFLTLGGSPLVLIPALLAPDLSMLGYVAGPRLGAVTYNLVHNWALPVGLALLAIAIGQLWPLLAATAVGAHVGWDRALGYGLKLPTGFKDTHLGRIGRDRSGR from the coding sequence ATGAACGTGACCTGGATCCTGCGGATCGAATCGGCCGCGGTCGGGGTGCTGGGGATCGTTGCCTTCCTGACTCTCGGCGGGTCGCCGCTGGTGCTGATTCCAGCCCTCCTGGCGCCGGACCTGTCGATGCTCGGCTACGTGGCCGGTCCACGGCTCGGCGCGGTGACCTACAACCTGGTCCACAACTGGGCGCTGCCGGTGGGCCTCGCCCTGCTGGCGATCGCCATCGGACAGCTGTGGCCCTTGCTCGCGGCCACTGCCGTGGGGGCGCACGTCGGCTGGGATCGGGCCCTCGGCTACGGCCTCAAGCTGCCCACCGGGTTCAAGGACACCCACCTGGGTCGCATCGGCCGAGACCGAAGCGGGAGGTAA
- a CDS encoding HAD-IC family P-type ATPase: MTAADRAHSTPAAEVATALGVDPGTGLSAAEASLRLAEFGANELEGVPGPSLRRALWEALREAFVLMLIGAGAVAIVLGEVRDGILILIAVVPIVAADVVTTFRAERALEVLRRANAPGARVRRDGEPLQIPAREVVAGDVVLLASGDIVPADLRVVASRGLLLDRSVLTGESLPEPAGVTPDRADAVLADRRAMAFAATCVVGGSGEGVVIAIGPQTEVGRIAESLGAPHRLPSPLQRELARLVRIMLAVAVGLVTITVGFGFARGNPLGENLIAGVAAAIAAIPEEPPVLLAVVLGLGAYRLLKRNVLVRRLNAQETLGAVDLILTDKTGTLTTNQLSVVRVRTPVAELTGSDRYAALSDALRAEAEAWHQQSTGRTGAFARAIRDELARIGSVPELDASALLEADAPTDQRPYARTVCLDGSAPRERVLGAPEAVLSLVRDTWGTSGDDTKIAAWEAVVADEAARGGRLLLLASRSEGEPWHAQAAIVFADPLRAEIPAAMAMATAAGIQVVMVTGDHPTTARAIAREAGLAADSVVTGMDLAALDDEVLARQLRDLHIVARATPADKLRLVQAAARAKRTVAVTGDGVNDAPALQRADVAVAMGSGTAVAREAADLVLGDDSFATLMDALREGRRMIANVQKGLVFLLSTHVALLGYVLIATLAGFSTPLLPIQILWMEFFIDISATVAFEREGHEPDSMTQPPLPRGQPLIDRALLAGIAVAGGFSALAGLALVLTATGSAAHAAWLAFTTLVVAQLIRANANRSLRASLVRIRPNGVLLGMAVTWVVLQAAIPYIPPLADAFRATPLSMMEWLLVSVIGLAPAVLAEIIRRRGCRWVA, translated from the coding sequence ATGACGGCGGCCGATCGAGCCCACTCCACGCCGGCCGCCGAGGTGGCCACCGCCCTGGGGGTCGACCCCGGCACGGGCCTATCGGCTGCCGAAGCATCCCTACGCCTGGCCGAGTTCGGGGCCAATGAGCTCGAGGGCGTGCCAGGTCCTAGCCTGCGTCGCGCTTTGTGGGAGGCGCTCCGCGAGGCATTCGTGCTCATGCTGATCGGTGCCGGAGCGGTGGCCATCGTGTTGGGGGAGGTGCGCGACGGAATTCTCATTCTTATCGCGGTCGTCCCCATCGTAGCCGCGGACGTGGTGACGACCTTCCGAGCGGAGCGCGCGCTCGAGGTCCTTCGTCGCGCGAACGCGCCGGGGGCCAGGGTCCGCCGAGATGGGGAACCGCTCCAGATCCCGGCCCGCGAGGTCGTGGCCGGCGATGTCGTGCTGCTGGCCTCCGGCGACATCGTGCCCGCCGACCTACGGGTCGTGGCATCGCGGGGGCTGCTCCTGGACCGCAGCGTACTGACCGGCGAATCCCTGCCGGAGCCGGCCGGCGTCACGCCCGACCGAGCGGATGCGGTGCTCGCCGACCGTCGCGCGATGGCATTTGCCGCCACCTGCGTCGTGGGAGGGAGCGGCGAGGGGGTCGTGATCGCGATTGGCCCCCAGACCGAGGTCGGCAGGATCGCGGAATCCCTCGGCGCGCCGCACCGACTCCCGTCGCCGCTGCAGCGCGAGCTGGCCAGATTGGTCCGGATCATGCTCGCGGTGGCGGTCGGCCTGGTGACGATCACCGTCGGATTCGGCTTCGCGCGCGGCAACCCGCTCGGCGAGAACCTCATCGCCGGGGTGGCGGCCGCGATTGCCGCCATTCCGGAAGAGCCACCCGTCTTGCTGGCCGTCGTCCTGGGCCTGGGCGCGTACCGACTCCTTAAGCGCAACGTCCTGGTGCGGCGCCTAAACGCCCAAGAGACGCTGGGCGCGGTGGACCTGATCCTGACCGACAAGACGGGAACCCTGACCACGAACCAACTCTCGGTGGTTCGGGTCCGGACTCCGGTGGCGGAGCTCACGGGATCCGACCGCTACGCCGCCCTGAGTGATGCGCTGCGGGCCGAGGCCGAGGCATGGCACCAGCAGTCGACCGGGCGCACCGGGGCGTTTGCGCGCGCCATTCGGGACGAGTTGGCGCGAATCGGCTCGGTCCCCGAACTGGACGCCTCGGCACTCCTGGAGGCGGACGCCCCCACCGATCAGCGGCCGTACGCGCGAACCGTGTGCCTCGACGGCAGCGCGCCCCGGGAACGGGTCCTGGGGGCGCCCGAGGCCGTCCTCAGCCTCGTTCGCGACACCTGGGGGACGAGTGGTGATGACACGAAGATCGCCGCCTGGGAGGCGGTCGTGGCCGACGAGGCCGCGCGTGGCGGCCGCCTCCTGCTCTTGGCCTCTCGCTCGGAGGGCGAGCCGTGGCACGCCCAAGCTGCCATCGTCTTCGCCGACCCGCTGCGGGCCGAGATCCCGGCCGCGATGGCCATGGCTACTGCGGCCGGCATCCAGGTCGTGATGGTCACCGGCGACCACCCGACCACGGCCCGCGCCATCGCGCGCGAGGCGGGTCTCGCCGCCGACTCGGTCGTGACTGGCATGGACCTCGCCGCCCTCGACGACGAGGTGCTCGCTCGTCAGCTGCGCGACCTGCACATCGTGGCCCGCGCCACGCCCGCCGACAAACTGCGCCTTGTGCAGGCCGCGGCGCGCGCCAAGCGCACCGTGGCCGTCACCGGCGACGGGGTGAACGATGCGCCGGCTCTGCAGCGGGCCGACGTAGCGGTGGCCATGGGCAGCGGGACGGCGGTCGCTCGCGAGGCGGCCGACCTCGTCCTGGGCGACGACTCGTTCGCGACCCTGATGGACGCGCTGCGTGAAGGGCGGCGCATGATCGCGAACGTCCAGAAGGGCCTGGTATTCCTGCTCTCCACCCACGTCGCGTTGCTGGGCTATGTGCTCATCGCAACTTTGGCTGGTTTCAGCACCCCGCTGCTTCCGATCCAGATTCTGTGGATGGAGTTCTTCATCGACATCTCGGCGACGGTCGCGTTCGAGCGCGAGGGGCACGAGCCGGATTCCATGACCCAGCCTCCACTGCCCCGCGGACAGCCGCTCATTGACCGCGCCCTTTTGGCCGGCATTGCGGTGGCGGGAGGCTTCAGCGCCCTCGCCGGGCTCGCCCTGGTGCTCACGGCCACCGGCTCCGCTGCACATGCCGCCTGGCTGGCGTTCACGACCCTGGTTGTGGCCCAGCTCATCCGGGCCAACGCCAACCGCAGCCTGCGGGCATCGCTGGTTCGAATCCGACCCAACGGGGTCCTGCTCGGGATGGCCGTCACCTGGGTCGTGCTCCAGGCCGCCATTCCCTACATCCCGCCGCTGGCCGACGCATTCCGGGCCACGCCGCTGTCGATGATGGAGTGGTTGCTGGTGTCGGTCATCGGCCTGGCGCCGGCGGTCCTGGCTGAGATCATCCGCCGACGCGGGTGTCGCTGGGTCGCCTGA
- a CDS encoding SDR family oxidoreductase, with amino-acid sequence MGKDLKGRVAVVTGAARGIGAAAARGIGAAAARDLARQGAAVVLTDVIDGDGRALAKKLEAEGLKTSYRHLDVSQEVAWRRVVAYTVKEFGRLDILVNNAGIGAFPDVEQETLEGWNRLIGINQTGVWLGMRAAIPSMRKGGGGSIINLSSILGAVGGFGGSVAYHASKGAVRLMTKNAAIRYAKEGIRVNSVHPGFIDTPMVAQIKGTDVEQLILSSTPMGRMGRSDEVAEVITFLASDRSSYMTGSEVYVDGGWTAQ; translated from the coding sequence ATGGGCAAGGACTTGAAGGGTCGGGTGGCAGTGGTGACCGGCGCGGCCCGCGGAATCGGCGCGGCCGCGGCCCGCGGAATCGGCGCGGCCGCGGCCCGCGACCTCGCCCGGCAGGGCGCGGCTGTCGTCCTGACTGACGTGATCGACGGTGACGGCCGAGCCCTGGCCAAGAAACTGGAGGCCGAAGGCCTGAAGACGTCTTATCGGCATCTGGACGTGTCGCAGGAGGTTGCCTGGCGAAGAGTCGTCGCGTACACGGTCAAGGAGTTCGGGCGCCTGGACATCCTGGTCAACAACGCCGGCATCGGGGCCTTCCCAGACGTTGAGCAGGAGACCCTCGAGGGGTGGAATCGGCTGATCGGTATCAACCAGACCGGCGTTTGGCTCGGCATGCGTGCCGCCATCCCCTCCATGCGCAAGGGGGGCGGCGGGTCGATCATCAACCTCAGCTCCATCTTGGGAGCGGTCGGCGGCTTCGGCGGGTCGGTGGCCTACCACGCCAGCAAGGGCGCGGTGCGGCTGATGACCAAGAACGCGGCCATCCGCTACGCGAAGGAGGGCATCCGCGTGAACTCGGTCCATCCGGGGTTCATTGATACCCCCATGGTGGCCCAGATCAAGGGTACGGATGTCGAGCAGCTGATCCTGTCCTCTACACCGATGGGCCGGATGGGTCGATCGGATGAGGTCGCCGAGGTGATTACCTTCCTAGCCAGCGATCGATCGTCGTACATGACCGGCTCGGAAGTCTACGTCGATGGGGGGTGGACGGCGCAGTGA
- a CDS encoding universal stress protein has translation MKKILVAYDGTEPADHALATAIDLAKAFGAAIGVVSVVPVHPGRSPIDPWDDSAVHTQQLAKAQRILTEAGIEPRLHKLGGSPAHVIEQIAEEDGYDVIVLGSRGLGSLGRVLQGSVSEHVATHAKATVLITR, from the coding sequence ATGAAAAAGATCCTCGTCGCATACGACGGTACGGAGCCCGCCGATCACGCCCTGGCCACGGCGATCGACCTGGCAAAGGCATTTGGCGCCGCTATCGGAGTCGTAAGCGTAGTTCCTGTCCATCCAGGCCGGTCACCGATCGACCCATGGGACGACTCGGCCGTTCACACGCAGCAGCTTGCAAAGGCGCAACGAATCCTCACGGAGGCTGGGATCGAACCGCGGCTCCACAAGCTAGGCGGCAGCCCTGCGCACGTAATCGAGCAGATTGCGGAGGAGGATGGCTACGACGTCATCGTCCTCGGGAGCCGTGGCCTTGGCTCGCTGGGCAGAGTGCTGCAGGGCAGTGTGTCCGAGCACGTCGCGACCCACGCGAAGGCGACGGTCCTCATCACCCGCTGA
- a CDS encoding GAF domain-containing sensor histidine kinase: MPPARSRTRLDARADRARRERDALDTAVRSIAGVLDLEPVLQLIVDRVRDLADAEYAALGIIGADGLLERFVTSGITEARRRQIGALPRGHGLLGLIIRDSQSVRIPDIDSDARRHGFPTHHPAMRSFLGVPVRVRDTAIGNFYLTNKRGSDEFSAEDQRLVERFALHAAIALDNARLHEQVRRLAVVAERDRIGRDLHDGVIQRLYAVTLTLDDLPDLMDEEPDEARDRVDRAIEALQAAISDIREFVYDLRPTLPAPEDLRRALGEVADEVRRTGTTSVSVEVAEEVLLQSEAAADVVAIVREGLSNVQRHAAATRALVHLTVHGETLRLVIADDGHGFDARGRRTRQQHGLSNIRDRAAALGGRVTVRSRPGTGTRIIVDLPLHAGDAPKTDDD, from the coding sequence GTGCCGCCGGCTCGGTCTCGAACGCGCCTGGATGCTAGGGCCGACCGGGCCCGCCGGGAGCGTGACGCCCTCGACACGGCGGTGCGCAGCATCGCCGGCGTCCTGGACCTGGAGCCCGTCCTTCAGCTCATCGTCGACCGCGTCCGCGATCTTGCGGACGCCGAGTATGCCGCGTTGGGCATCATCGGCGCGGACGGCTTGTTGGAGCGGTTCGTGACCAGCGGAATCACTGAAGCTCGCCGACGGCAGATCGGCGCCCTACCCCGGGGCCACGGCCTGCTGGGACTGATCATCCGAGACAGTCAATCGGTTCGAATCCCCGATATCGACTCCGATGCAAGACGCCATGGCTTCCCTACTCACCACCCTGCGATGCGGAGCTTCCTCGGCGTTCCTGTCCGCGTGCGGGACACCGCAATAGGGAACTTCTATCTCACCAACAAGCGCGGCTCGGACGAGTTCAGCGCCGAGGACCAACGGCTGGTCGAGCGCTTCGCGCTGCATGCGGCGATCGCGCTCGACAATGCCCGTCTCCACGAGCAGGTGAGGCGGCTGGCCGTGGTCGCGGAGCGGGACCGGATCGGGCGGGACCTCCACGACGGCGTGATCCAGCGCTTGTATGCCGTGACCCTCACGCTCGATGACCTCCCCGATCTGATGGACGAGGAACCGGACGAGGCTCGCGACCGGGTCGACCGCGCGATCGAGGCCCTCCAGGCGGCGATCAGCGACATCCGCGAATTCGTCTACGACCTGCGTCCGACCCTGCCGGCTCCGGAGGATCTGCGGCGCGCATTGGGGGAGGTGGCAGACGAGGTCCGCCGGACGGGCACGACCAGCGTGAGTGTCGAGGTCGCCGAAGAGGTCCTGCTTCAGTCAGAGGCAGCCGCGGACGTGGTGGCCATCGTCCGTGAGGGGCTGAGCAACGTGCAGCGCCATGCCGCCGCCACGCGGGCTCTCGTCCATCTCACCGTGCACGGGGAAACGTTGCGTCTGGTGATCGCCGACGATGGACATGGGTTCGATGCGCGCGGTCGTCGGACCCGGCAACAGCATGGGCTATCCAACATCCGCGACCGGGCGGCCGCCCTCGGGGGCCGGGTCACGGTACGCTCCAGGCCCGGAACGGGCACCCGTATCATCGTCGACCTCCCGCTCCACGCGGGAGACGCGCCGAAGACCGATGACGACTGA
- a CDS encoding response regulator transcription factor, whose translation MTTELSNKGPLRLLLVDDHEVVRQGLAALLARRPAFQVVAEAGTVVEALAAARRFRPDLVIMDVRLPDGTGIEACRDIRAEMPETRVVMLTSYPDEEAVLAAILAGASGYLLKQIRGRDLVAALESVGRGDSLLDPAVTERVLERVRRVAAGEMADELASLTSQERKILFLVADGKTNKEIAAEVFLSDKTVKNYVSSILSKLDLQRRAQAAAFVAKHRLSGDRT comes from the coding sequence ATGACGACTGAACTCTCCAACAAGGGGCCGCTCAGGCTGCTGCTGGTCGATGACCACGAGGTCGTGCGCCAGGGCCTGGCGGCCCTGCTCGCCCGCCGGCCGGCATTCCAAGTGGTGGCCGAGGCCGGAACGGTGGTCGAGGCCCTGGCCGCGGCCCGGCGCTTCCGGCCCGACCTGGTGATCATGGACGTCCGCCTGCCGGACGGGACGGGGATTGAGGCCTGTCGCGACATCCGGGCCGAGATGCCTGAAACCCGGGTCGTGATGCTGACCAGCTACCCGGATGAGGAGGCGGTGCTGGCCGCCATCCTAGCCGGCGCCAGTGGCTACCTCCTCAAGCAGATCCGCGGGCGGGACCTGGTCGCCGCGCTCGAGTCGGTCGGTCGGGGCGACTCCCTGCTCGACCCAGCGGTCACCGAGCGCGTCCTCGAGCGTGTGCGTCGGGTTGCGGCCGGCGAGATGGCGGACGAGCTGGCCAGCCTCACGTCTCAAGAGCGGAAGATCCTGTTCCTCGTGGCGGATGGGAAGACGAATAAGGAGATCGCGGCCGAAGTCTTCCTGTCCGACAAGACCGTGAAGAACTACGTGTCCAGCATCCTGTCCAAGCTGGACCTGCAACGGCGCGCACAGGCGGCTGCCTTCGTGGCCAAGCACCGGCTCAGCGGCGACCGAACCTGA
- a CDS encoding acetyl-CoA hydrolase/transferase C-terminal domain-containing protein, translating to MRFVSPGEAVASIGDRHTIFVQGGAATPTALLAALAARAPELADVTTVGLHLEGPCPHLEPGMAGHIRHRALFIGPNARDAVNEGRADYVPIFLSDIPHLFSRGILPLDAAFINVSPPDAHGFCSLGTSVDASLAAVQSARSVIAQLNPAMPRTLGDSFVHVSEIDVAVEVDQPPHEHPVAAIGEVERRIGSYVAELVPDGATLQLGIGAIPAAVGEALRGKRDLGIHTEMFTDTVVDLVEAGALTGAAKEINRGKIVSAFVLGTQRVYRFIDDNPMVEMRPVDYTNDTTVIRRFRRMVAVNSAIEVDLSGQVVADSIGRRLYSGVGGQMDFIRGAALAEEGRAIIALPSTAAGGSASRIVPSLREGAGVVTTRAHVRTVVTEWGVAELFGQSLAERAHALIAIAHPDFRDALRQAARGLHLEP from the coding sequence ATGCGGTTTGTCAGCCCGGGGGAAGCGGTCGCCTCGATCGGTGACCGGCACACCATCTTCGTCCAAGGCGGAGCGGCCACGCCGACGGCCCTGCTGGCAGCCCTGGCAGCCCGGGCGCCAGAGCTCGCGGATGTGACCACAGTCGGTCTGCACTTAGAGGGACCCTGCCCGCACCTGGAGCCCGGCATGGCCGGGCACATCCGGCACCGAGCCCTGTTCATCGGTCCCAATGCGCGGGACGCGGTGAACGAGGGCCGGGCGGACTACGTCCCGATCTTCCTGTCCGACATCCCGCACCTCTTCAGCCGCGGAATCCTGCCGCTCGACGCCGCGTTCATTAATGTCAGCCCGCCAGACGCCCACGGCTTCTGCTCGCTAGGCACCAGCGTCGACGCGTCGTTGGCTGCGGTGCAAAGTGCTCGAAGCGTCATTGCGCAGCTCAACCCGGCCATGCCGCGCACGCTGGGCGACAGCTTTGTCCACGTCAGTGAGATCGACGTGGCGGTTGAGGTGGATCAGCCGCCGCACGAGCATCCGGTCGCTGCTATCGGAGAGGTGGAGCGCCGGATCGGATCCTACGTCGCCGAACTCGTACCGGACGGCGCGACGCTCCAGCTCGGGATCGGCGCTATCCCCGCCGCGGTTGGTGAGGCCCTGCGCGGCAAGCGCGACCTCGGCATCCATACGGAGATGTTCACCGATACGGTGGTTGATCTCGTCGAGGCAGGCGCTCTGACCGGAGCGGCCAAGGAAATCAACCGCGGCAAGATCGTGTCGGCCTTCGTCCTCGGTACGCAGCGCGTGTACCGCTTCATCGACGACAACCCGATGGTCGAGATGCGCCCGGTCGACTACACCAACGACACGACCGTGATCCGTCGCTTCCGGCGCATGGTGGCCGTCAATTCGGCGATCGAGGTCGACCTCTCGGGCCAGGTGGTGGCCGACTCCATCGGTCGCCGTCTGTATTCGGGCGTGGGAGGCCAGATGGACTTCATTCGTGGAGCGGCGCTGGCAGAGGAGGGACGGGCCATCATCGCGCTGCCGTCCACCGCGGCGGGCGGTTCAGCCTCACGCATCGTGCCGAGCCTGCGCGAGGGAGCCGGCGTGGTGACGACGCGCGCCCATGTCCGCACCGTGGTGACGGAGTGGGGGGTGGCTGAGCTGTTCGGCCAGTCGTTGGCCGAGCGTGCTCACGCGCTGATCGCCATCGCCCACCCGGACTTTCGCGACGCGTTGAGGCAGGCCGCCCGTGGCCTGCACCTGGAGCCGTAG